A section of the Arabiibacter massiliensis genome encodes:
- a CDS encoding IS110 family transposase: MDARDMDYEVFCGIDVGKSGHFAVSFRRDSLEPEMRRAIAADEADIRRALADASGGSRMLVVVDQPGGFGELPVAVARDMGFDAAFISPKDFHDLAVLYSEGKSDAADALVIADAPRRHPRLVRLVAEREEALSELRVLTRARADAVRERTRAYNRLHDCLERGCPPLEELFAGDALHTSLARAVIARYGGPAGLRRAGEKRAAQWASKLKGQANRGPEKIREAFEAIGRMGVALPAAGAVEAQAERLAPRLDQLEEEVAAAEREIARIADSLPEIALLQSMPGIGPVYASVIVAEIGGIGRFADGNRLASYAGIAPVKDQSGKRDSSKKSKKGNRRLKAAFLGSADAALDCDGASRAYYDRKRAEGKLHRQALRALARRRADVIYAILSSGRPYRQPAPAA, translated from the coding sequence ATGGATGCCCGGGATATGGACTACGAGGTCTTCTGCGGCATCGACGTGGGCAAGTCGGGGCACTTCGCGGTGAGCTTCAGGCGCGATTCCCTCGAGCCCGAGATGAGGAGGGCGATCGCTGCGGACGAGGCTGATATCAGGCGCGCGCTCGCCGACGCGTCGGGCGGCTCGCGCATGCTCGTGGTGGTCGACCAGCCCGGCGGCTTCGGGGAGCTTCCCGTGGCGGTGGCGCGCGACATGGGCTTCGACGCCGCCTTCATATCGCCCAAGGACTTCCACGACCTCGCCGTGCTCTACTCGGAGGGGAAGAGCGATGCGGCCGACGCGCTCGTGATAGCCGACGCGCCGCGCAGGCACCCGAGGCTCGTCCGCCTCGTCGCCGAGCGCGAGGAGGCCCTTTCGGAGCTTCGAGTCCTCACCCGCGCCCGCGCCGACGCGGTGCGCGAGCGCACCCGCGCCTACAACCGCCTCCACGACTGCCTGGAGAGGGGGTGCCCGCCGCTCGAGGAGCTCTTCGCGGGCGACGCCCTCCACACCTCGCTCGCTCGCGCCGTCATCGCGCGCTACGGGGGCCCCGCGGGCCTGCGCCGGGCGGGCGAGAAGCGGGCGGCGCAGTGGGCGTCGAAGCTCAAGGGCCAGGCGAACCGGGGCCCCGAGAAGATCCGCGAGGCGTTCGAGGCTATCGGGCGGATGGGGGTGGCGCTTCCCGCGGCGGGCGCCGTCGAGGCGCAGGCGGAGAGGCTCGCCCCGCGCCTCGACCAGCTCGAGGAGGAGGTCGCGGCCGCCGAGCGGGAGATAGCGCGCATCGCGGACTCGCTGCCCGAGATCGCCCTGCTCCAGAGCATGCCGGGGATCGGGCCCGTCTACGCGAGCGTCATCGTCGCCGAGATCGGCGGCATCGGGCGGTTCGCGGACGGGAACCGCCTGGCCTCCTACGCGGGCATCGCCCCCGTCAAGGACCAGTCGGGCAAGAGGGACTCCTCGAAGAAGTCCAAGAAGGGCAACCGCAGGCTCAAGGCCGCCTTCCTGGGCTCGGCGGACGCGGCGCTCGACTGCGACGGGGCGTCCAGGGCCTACTACGACAGGAAGCGCGCCGAGGGCAAGCTGCATAGGCAGGCGCTGCGCGCCCTGGCGCGCCGTCGCGCGGACGTCATCTACGCCATCCTGTCGAGCGGGCGCCCCTACAGGCAGCCCGCGCCCGCGGCCTAG
- a CDS encoding TetR/AcrR family transcriptional regulator, giving the protein MRIVGQESTEGLRYRKKLKARLAVERTALELVIERGYDGVTVEDICARAEISKKTFFNYFSSKASAIMGRMDAFPDEVRLAEILEEHADACYLDVLVGVVGTGAASGVDEEVVNLRREALRSMPQLFFQGQRDLLNVQGSIAAALRAYLGEHPERRLLAGRPVEEEALVASSTAIGLARTRSMLHVCGDEEPSAADTRHLVAAYLTAGGE; this is encoded by the coding sequence ATGCGCATCGTGGGGCAGGAGTCGACGGAAGGGCTGCGCTACCGCAAGAAGCTCAAGGCGCGGCTGGCGGTGGAGCGGACGGCGCTCGAGCTGGTCATCGAGCGGGGATACGACGGCGTGACCGTGGAGGACATCTGCGCGCGGGCCGAGATATCCAAGAAGACGTTCTTCAACTACTTCTCGTCGAAGGCCTCGGCCATCATGGGGCGCATGGACGCGTTCCCGGACGAGGTGCGCCTGGCGGAGATACTGGAGGAGCACGCCGACGCGTGCTACCTGGACGTGCTGGTGGGCGTCGTGGGCACGGGCGCGGCCTCGGGGGTGGACGAGGAGGTGGTGAACCTGCGGCGCGAGGCGCTGCGGTCGATGCCGCAGCTGTTCTTTCAGGGGCAGCGCGACCTGCTGAACGTGCAGGGCTCCATCGCCGCCGCACTGCGGGCCTACCTGGGCGAACATCCCGAGCGACGCCTGCTGGCGGGCCGTCCCGTGGAGGAGGAGGCGCTGGTGGCGTCGTCCACCGCCATCGGGCTGGCGCGCACGCGCTCCATGCTGCACGTCTGCGGCGACGAGGAGCCCTCGGCAGCCGACACGCGCCACCTGGTAGCGGCGTACCTCACCGCCGGCGGCGAGTAG
- a CDS encoding MDR family MFS transporter, giving the protein MGLSRKQVIMLAVLVFGTFVTVLNQTVVAPALPSVMAEMSVDASTAQWLTTGFTLVNAIMIPITAFLTDRFTTKRLFLVSMVVFTAGSALAGWGPSFPVLLLGRLVQAAGAGILMPLVMTVLMWTFPVEKRGTAMGLFGIVIAFGPAIGPTVAGVIIDRYTWHDMFYIITALSVLVVLIGAFVLERGGDTNKDVTLDVPSVILSSLGFGGLLYGLSTIGSFGLRADAIAGTLVGVVALVFFFRRQLRMEKPMLQVRVLTNRKFLISTIIGMLVQGALLAAGILVPIYLQSLMGYSATVSGLVLLPGAIVMGAMGPVAGRLFDKHGPRLLALIGMGVLTLTTFCFAFLGTETGLITLTVLYTVRLFSLSLVNMPITTWGMNALDNELVNHGTSVNNTFRQVAGSLGTAIIVSASTIVTNANSGVMTPTQASILGIDAAFALAGVLCLIGFVMVVALVKNRPGETAAKDPDNARRTVLESIMKRDVFTLPENATVAEAMKLLVDKHISAAPLVNAEGKAVGFVSDGDIMRYLSKRSTMMMDPIVMIMQTVDADVDNKDFARKLDELMSMPARSLGAKGIIGVDVHADLPEVCRVLGENHLKKVPVLDEGQIVGVINRSDITHYSMEKYLAERGEETLAGSGDGQGPTKLERAEEAAALPDDEAVASSI; this is encoded by the coding sequence ATGGGTTTGTCGCGCAAGCAAGTGATCATGTTGGCGGTGCTCGTGTTCGGCACGTTCGTCACCGTTCTCAACCAGACGGTGGTGGCCCCCGCCCTGCCCTCGGTCATGGCCGAGATGAGCGTGGACGCGTCCACGGCCCAGTGGCTCACCACCGGCTTCACCCTGGTCAACGCCATCATGATTCCCATCACGGCGTTCCTCACCGACCGCTTCACCACCAAGCGCCTGTTCCTGGTGTCCATGGTGGTGTTCACCGCCGGCAGCGCGCTGGCCGGCTGGGGGCCCAGCTTCCCCGTGCTGCTTTTGGGTCGCCTCGTGCAGGCCGCCGGCGCCGGCATCCTCATGCCGCTCGTGATGACCGTGCTCATGTGGACGTTCCCCGTGGAGAAGCGCGGCACGGCCATGGGGCTGTTCGGCATCGTCATCGCGTTCGGGCCGGCCATCGGCCCCACGGTGGCGGGCGTCATCATCGACCGCTACACCTGGCACGACATGTTCTACATCATCACGGCGCTCTCCGTGCTGGTGGTGCTCATCGGCGCGTTCGTGCTGGAGCGCGGCGGCGACACGAACAAGGACGTCACGCTGGACGTGCCCTCCGTCATCCTGTCGTCGCTGGGCTTCGGCGGCCTCTTGTACGGCCTGTCCACCATCGGCTCCTTCGGCCTGCGCGCCGACGCCATCGCGGGCACGCTGGTGGGCGTGGTGGCGCTCGTGTTCTTCTTCCGCCGCCAGCTGCGTATGGAAAAGCCCATGCTGCAGGTGCGCGTGCTGACCAACCGCAAGTTCCTCATTTCCACCATCATCGGCATGCTCGTGCAGGGCGCGCTGCTGGCCGCCGGCATCCTGGTGCCCATCTACCTGCAATCGCTCATGGGATACTCGGCCACGGTTTCCGGCCTGGTGCTGCTGCCCGGCGCCATCGTCATGGGCGCCATGGGCCCTGTGGCCGGCCGCCTGTTCGACAAGCACGGGCCGCGCCTGCTGGCGCTCATCGGCATGGGCGTGCTCACGCTCACCACGTTCTGCTTCGCATTCCTCGGCACCGAGACGGGCCTCATCACGCTCACGGTGCTCTACACGGTGCGCCTGTTCTCGCTGTCGCTGGTGAACATGCCCATCACCACCTGGGGCATGAATGCGCTCGATAACGAGCTGGTGAACCACGGCACCTCGGTGAACAACACATTCCGCCAGGTGGCGGGCTCGCTGGGCACCGCTATCATCGTGTCGGCGTCCACCATCGTCACCAACGCGAACTCGGGTGTCATGACGCCCACGCAGGCCAGCATCCTCGGCATCGACGCGGCGTTCGCGCTGGCAGGGGTGCTCTGCCTCATCGGATTCGTCATGGTGGTGGCGCTCGTGAAGAACCGCCCGGGCGAGACCGCGGCGAAGGACCCGGACAATGCGCGCCGCACGGTGCTGGAGTCCATCATGAAGCGCGACGTGTTCACCCTGCCCGAGAACGCCACCGTGGCCGAGGCCATGAAACTGCTGGTGGACAAGCACATCTCGGCCGCGCCGCTGGTGAACGCCGAGGGCAAGGCCGTGGGCTTCGTGAGCGACGGCGACATCATGCGCTACCTGTCGAAGCGCTCGACCATGATGATGGACCCCATCGTCATGATCATGCAGACGGTGGACGCCGACGTGGACAACAAGGACTTCGCCCGCAAGCTGGACGAGCTCATGTCCATGCCGGCGCGAAGCCTGGGCGCGAAGGGCATCATCGGCGTGGACGTGCACGCCGACCTGCCCGAAGTGTGCCGCGTGCTGGGCGAGAACCACCTGAAGAAGGTGCCGGTGCTCGACGAGGGCCAGATCGTGGGCGTGATCAACCGCTCCGACATCACGCACTACTCCATGGAGAAGTACCTGGCCGAGCGCGGCGAGGAAACGCTGGCCGGCAGCGGCGACGGCCAGGGGCCGACGAAACTCGAGCGCGCCGAGGAAGCTGCCGCCCTCCCCGACGACGAGGCCGTAGCTTCGTCGATCTAG
- a CDS encoding cytochrome c3 family protein: protein MKKKLVTTTLLAVALCAGLAACATGEPAAQNGGEDGADAPASQAAEGLTAYGATEPVANMFGNEIPEFDQQCLSCHGSYEEVAARTADYGDSNPHDSVHGGYATCQNCHEADKVVNEDHDCKSCHDWPRAEDGHL from the coding sequence ATGAAGAAGAAGCTTGTGACGACGACGCTGCTGGCCGTGGCGCTGTGCGCGGGCCTGGCCGCCTGCGCGACGGGCGAGCCCGCTGCGCAGAACGGCGGCGAGGACGGGGCCGACGCTCCGGCCTCGCAGGCTGCGGAGGGGCTGACGGCTTACGGCGCGACCGAGCCCGTGGCCAACATGTTCGGCAACGAGATCCCCGAGTTCGACCAACAGTGCCTCTCGTGCCACGGCTCGTACGAGGAGGTGGCCGCGCGAACCGCCGACTACGGCGACTCGAATCCGCACGATTCCGTGCACGGCGGCTACGCCACCTGCCAGAACTGCCATGAGGCCGACAAGGTGGTCAACGAGGACCACGACTGCAAGAGCTGCCACGACTGGCCGCGCGCCGAGGACGGCCACCTGTAG
- a CDS encoding FAD-binding protein has protein sequence MQEAGISRRSFLRTAGLAGLAAGALGAVGTLGAPQPALADEAAGAQGAEGAANAYLNVFGEDTAYIPVKKAKWSQLSGPIAFEDRAIDAAEIAREEQCDFLVVGCGLSGMAAMLKAASEGASVIGIEKMSQGRHMWESVGGYNTSMQRELGNVPDPAEYVEAILRASQWRARPDVVWSFVNNSGEAVDFLNEQIKAAGKGVELYGTIQKPAPYGMETIQAEHKIKIPEGVEWKSWFTGSLAWDSLVTTAATYDNLDIRYNTAGVQLTRDGSGRVDGIVAKDADGYYAIKAAKGVLLSTGGYEANPGMVEAFIKPEEYQNACVYAPCLGPTGDGHMMGLSVGAQMDAPPHTLMSFRSGLPDRVLDSTKVSSVFGSSIWINHQARRFANEALPHNFAANVINAQTAGGKSVWFMFDQGIVDRTLEKVPELPQAIEELKADGLLVEGETVADLAKAMGVDADELQKTVDTFNSYFEADEPADLMFRRDIGKLAPLATGPYYACVHVSKVLVSANGLIINENAQVLDEDEQVIPGLYAAGNTTGGMFIGMYPRHLPSTSTGRCATMGFVAARHAIKGE, from the coding sequence ATGCAAGAAGCAGGGATATCGCGCCGCTCGTTCCTGAGGACGGCGGGCCTGGCCGGCTTGGCCGCCGGGGCGCTGGGAGCCGTCGGGACGCTCGGCGCGCCGCAGCCCGCGCTGGCCGACGAGGCCGCCGGCGCGCAAGGAGCCGAGGGTGCGGCCAACGCGTATCTGAACGTGTTCGGCGAGGACACGGCCTACATTCCGGTGAAGAAGGCCAAGTGGTCGCAGCTCTCCGGGCCCATCGCGTTCGAGGATCGCGCCATCGACGCCGCAGAGATCGCCCGCGAGGAGCAGTGCGACTTCCTCGTGGTCGGCTGCGGCCTGAGCGGCATGGCCGCCATGCTGAAGGCGGCCTCGGAGGGCGCGAGCGTCATCGGCATCGAGAAGATGTCGCAGGGCCGCCACATGTGGGAGAGCGTCGGTGGCTACAACACCTCGATGCAGCGCGAGCTGGGCAACGTGCCCGACCCGGCCGAGTACGTCGAGGCCATCCTGCGCGCGTCGCAGTGGCGCGCCCGCCCGGACGTGGTGTGGTCGTTCGTCAACAACTCCGGCGAGGCCGTTGACTTCCTGAACGAGCAGATCAAGGCCGCGGGCAAGGGCGTCGAGCTGTACGGCACCATCCAGAAGCCGGCACCGTACGGCATGGAGACCATCCAGGCCGAGCACAAGATCAAGATCCCCGAGGGCGTTGAGTGGAAGAGCTGGTTCACGGGCTCGCTCGCGTGGGACTCGCTCGTGACCACGGCCGCCACCTACGATAACCTGGACATCCGCTACAACACGGCGGGCGTGCAGCTCACGCGCGACGGCTCGGGGCGCGTGGACGGCATCGTGGCGAAGGACGCCGACGGCTACTACGCCATCAAGGCCGCGAAGGGCGTGCTGCTTTCCACCGGCGGCTACGAAGCGAACCCCGGCATGGTGGAGGCGTTCATCAAGCCCGAGGAGTACCAGAATGCCTGCGTCTACGCGCCGTGCCTCGGCCCCACCGGCGACGGCCACATGATGGGCCTTTCGGTGGGCGCGCAGATGGACGCGCCGCCGCACACGCTCATGTCGTTTCGCAGCGGGCTTCCGGACCGCGTGCTCGACTCCACGAAGGTGTCCTCGGTGTTCGGCTCCAGCATCTGGATCAACCATCAAGCGCGCCGCTTCGCCAACGAGGCGCTGCCGCACAACTTCGCCGCGAACGTCATCAACGCGCAGACGGCGGGCGGCAAGAGCGTGTGGTTCATGTTCGACCAGGGCATCGTCGACCGCACGCTGGAGAAGGTGCCCGAGCTGCCCCAGGCCATCGAGGAGCTCAAGGCCGACGGGCTGCTGGTGGAAGGCGAGACGGTGGCCGATCTGGCGAAGGCGATGGGCGTGGACGCCGACGAGCTGCAGAAGACGGTTGACACGTTCAACAGCTACTTCGAGGCCGACGAGCCCGCCGACCTCATGTTCCGCCGCGACATCGGCAAGCTGGCCCCGTTGGCGACGGGCCCCTACTACGCGTGCGTGCACGTGAGCAAGGTGCTCGTGTCGGCGAACGGGCTGATCATCAACGAGAACGCCCAGGTGCTCGACGAGGACGAGCAGGTCATCCCCGGCCTGTACGCCGCGGGCAACACCACGGGCGGCATGTTCATTGGCATGTACCCGCGCCACCTTCCCTCGACGTCGACCGGCCGCTGCGCCACGATGGGCTTCGTCGCCGCCCGCCACGCGATCAAAGGAGAGTAG
- a CDS encoding helix-turn-helix transcriptional regulator, with the protein MSQQAGTPHRIIEKCGRFCALGFIWAWVYCSWKTELLFPGFTRSNIMSDPSWLANVSLVIVALAATPSVAKRLGTRGRRALTAGATVAMVVGVFASAGFAGSSGGSVVFSYLAGSLTGFGSGVLLSVCGAQLTRLSVEELEWVVPLNVLITPLCSLFVPALTGSIAGVTFVAALPLAAGLLLLASPDVDPRKAEPAADRTALPAPSRADLAGILACTALFHTAGAAMIFTRSAETLPSRFDTLAGFFQASMAFGTVATLAVCLLLMSRTRFLDFQSACRWSIPTYVAGAVLLPFASFPAIATASSFLVSFSSTYLSIVSYVIFVRFAKEGLLGPYAAIGYFMAAYEVGVLSGNLLGVASLHMPPGVDPLQAQVAIIVVAASLAMLVVPARPVRGQMEAGGPERFAAPSQDEGTRRAATARAMRGLAERHGLTAREEEVCSLLASGRSRPYIRELLCVSKNTVDSHVKHAYAKLGVHSNQELVDLLEAEEGFVAVAPPNGL; encoded by the coding sequence GGGACGCCGCATCGCATCATCGAGAAGTGCGGGCGCTTCTGCGCGCTCGGCTTCATCTGGGCCTGGGTGTACTGCTCGTGGAAGACGGAGCTGCTGTTCCCCGGTTTCACGCGCAGCAACATCATGTCGGATCCTTCGTGGCTTGCCAACGTGTCGCTGGTCATCGTCGCGCTGGCCGCCACGCCGAGCGTCGCGAAGCGGCTTGGCACGCGCGGGCGGCGCGCGCTCACGGCCGGGGCCACCGTCGCGATGGTCGTCGGCGTGTTCGCGTCGGCGGGATTCGCGGGCAGCTCCGGCGGCTCGGTTGTCTTCTCGTACCTCGCCGGCAGCCTGACGGGGTTCGGTTCAGGCGTGCTGCTCTCGGTGTGCGGCGCGCAGCTCACACGGCTCTCCGTTGAGGAGCTGGAATGGGTCGTCCCCCTGAACGTGCTGATCACGCCTCTGTGCTCGCTGTTCGTCCCGGCTCTCACGGGCTCGATCGCCGGCGTGACGTTCGTGGCGGCGCTTCCCCTGGCGGCCGGGCTCTTGCTGCTCGCGTCCCCCGATGTGGATCCCCGGAAGGCGGAGCCTGCCGCCGACCGCACGGCGCTCCCCGCTCCGAGCCGCGCCGATCTGGCCGGCATCCTCGCGTGCACCGCCCTGTTCCACACGGCGGGCGCGGCGATGATCTTCACCCGGTCGGCGGAGACGCTTCCCTCGCGCTTCGACACGCTGGCCGGATTCTTCCAGGCGTCGATGGCCTTCGGGACTGTCGCGACGCTCGCGGTCTGCCTCCTCCTCATGTCGCGGACGCGCTTCCTGGATTTCCAAAGCGCGTGCCGCTGGTCGATTCCGACGTACGTGGCGGGCGCGGTCCTCCTTCCCTTCGCCTCCTTCCCGGCGATCGCCACGGCGAGCTCGTTCCTCGTCTCCTTCTCCTCCACCTACCTGTCGATCGTGAGCTACGTCATCTTCGTGCGCTTCGCCAAGGAGGGGCTGCTGGGCCCCTACGCTGCCATCGGGTATTTCATGGCGGCGTACGAGGTGGGGGTGCTCTCGGGCAATCTGCTCGGCGTGGCTTCGCTGCACATGCCTCCGGGCGTGGACCCCCTTCAAGCGCAGGTGGCTATCATCGTGGTGGCCGCGTCCCTCGCGATGCTGGTCGTGCCCGCCCGGCCCGTGCGCGGCCAGATGGAAGCCGGCGGGCCCGAACGGTTCGCCGCCCCTTCGCAAGATGAGGGTACCCGCCGCGCGGCGACGGCACGGGCCATGCGGGGTCTCGCCGAGCGCCACGGCCTGACGGCGCGCGAGGAGGAGGTGTGTTCGCTTCTGGCGTCCGGCCGTTCACGCCCCTACATCCGCGAGCTTCTGTGCGTGTCTAAAAACACGGTGGACTCCCATGTGAAGCACGCCTACGCCAAGCTGGGCGTCCATTCCAACCAGGAGCTCGTCGACCTGTTGGAAGCCGAGGAGGGGTTCGTCGCGGTCGCGCCTCCGAACGGCCTCTAA